In Mercurialis annua linkage group LG6, ddMerAnnu1.2, whole genome shotgun sequence, the following are encoded in one genomic region:
- the LOC126686013 gene encoding peptidyl-prolyl cis-trans isomerase CYP18-1, which yields MSVTLHTNLGDIKCEIACDEVPKTAENFLALCGSGYYDGTIFHRNIKGFMIQGGDPTGTGKGGTSIWGKKFNDEFRESLKHNARGILSMANSGPNTNGSQFFLTYAKQPHLNGLYTIFGKVIHGFEVLDLMEKTQTGAGDRPLAEIRMNRVTIHANPLAG from the exons TCAGTTACACTGCATACCAATCTTGGCGACATTAAGTGCGAAATCGCTTGCGATGAGGTACCCAAGACCGCCGAG AATTTTCTGGCACTTTGCGGTAGTGGCTATTATGACGGAACTATATTTCATCGAAATATCAAAGGTTTCATGATTCAAGGCGGAGACCCAACAGGTACGGGCAAAGGTGGAACTAGTATATGGGGCAAGAAGTTCAATGACGAATTTAGAGAGTCCCTTAAG CATAATGCGAGAGGTATACTCTCAATGGCTAACAGCGGGCCTAATACTAACGGAAGCCAATTCTTTTTAACTTACGCAAAGCAACCCCATCTCAATGGACTATACACTATATTTGGCAAAGTAATTCATGGCTTTGAAGTCCTTGATCTCATGGAGAAg ACTCAAACAGGAGCTGGAGACCGACCTCTTGCCGAGATAAGGATGAACAGAGTCACAATACACGCTAATCCACTTGCTGGCTAG